Proteins from a genomic interval of Pseudomonas silesiensis:
- a CDS encoding aromatic ring-hydroxylating oxygenase subunit alpha — protein MTTIAVKSQPDSATARIPGHGMPGALFGRQDIFEKDIDIFFTRHWILVGVTADVPEPGDVSTIDIGKSSIILVRDDDEQVQAFRNVCRHRGARLKTAGKSTVGMLVCPYHQWTYDLDGSLKHAAHMGKDFDPKCKSLIPVHTRIVGTHVFVCLGEQPPEDIAHLEATMMPRLAPYDLTYTRIAHEADIIENGNWKLVIENNRECYHCSATHPELTASFLPEDFGFCAEGLNQESLQALSEYEERNAAARRSWEDDGFFCDAVEYLDVDAVTQFRTQRLVIAGHGESQTLDTRVACTRLFGDLTRRDLGDVHLWTHNSWTHVMSDHAVISYIIPLAPDKTLVRTKWLVNADAVEGVDYDIDKLTEVWKATNQQDAALVAITHSGTQDPGYIPGPFSAFTESYVDQFSRWYAARLAAQEV, from the coding sequence ATGACAACGATCGCCGTGAAGTCCCAACCAGACTCAGCCACCGCACGCATCCCGGGCCACGGCATGCCGGGGGCGTTATTCGGGCGCCAGGATATTTTCGAAAAAGACATCGATATCTTTTTCACCCGGCACTGGATCCTGGTTGGGGTCACCGCGGATGTGCCCGAGCCCGGGGATGTTTCGACCATCGACATCGGCAAGTCTTCGATCATCCTGGTCCGCGACGACGACGAGCAGGTGCAGGCCTTTCGCAACGTATGCCGGCATCGCGGCGCACGCCTGAAAACAGCCGGCAAATCCACGGTCGGCATGCTGGTCTGCCCTTACCATCAATGGACTTATGACCTTGATGGCAGCCTGAAACACGCCGCGCACATGGGTAAGGATTTCGATCCGAAGTGTAAAAGCCTGATTCCGGTTCACACGAGAATTGTCGGCACCCATGTATTCGTCTGCCTGGGAGAGCAGCCGCCGGAAGATATCGCCCATCTGGAAGCCACCATGATGCCTCGGCTGGCGCCTTACGATCTGACCTATACCAGGATTGCCCATGAAGCGGACATTATCGAGAACGGCAACTGGAAACTGGTGATCGAGAATAATCGCGAGTGCTATCACTGTTCCGCGACGCATCCGGAACTGACTGCCTCTTTCCTTCCGGAAGATTTCGGTTTTTGCGCCGAGGGCCTGAACCAGGAATCGCTGCAGGCGCTGAGTGAGTATGAAGAACGCAATGCGGCTGCAAGGCGCAGCTGGGAAGACGACGGCTTCTTTTGCGACGCAGTGGAGTACCTGGACGTAGACGCAGTGACCCAATTCCGCACCCAGCGGCTGGTCATCGCCGGTCATGGCGAGTCTCAGACCCTCGACACCCGGGTGGCCTGTACGCGCCTGTTCGGTGACCTGACCCGCCGCGACCTCGGCGACGTGCACCTGTGGACTCACAACTCCTGGACGCATGTGATGAGCGATCACGCCGTGATTTCGTACATCATCCCTCTGGCACCGGACAAGACCCTGGTGCGCACCAAGTGGCTGGTGAATGCCGACGCCGTCGAGGGCGTGGATTACGACATCGACAAGCTGACCGAGGTGTGGAAAGCGACCAATCAGCAAGATGCCGCCCTGGTTGCCATCACTCACAGCGGCACCCAGGATCCCGGCTACATCCCCGGGCCTTTCTCGGCGTTCACCGAATCCTACGTCGATCAATTCTCTCGCTGGTACGCCGCACGGCTTGCCGCACAGGAGGTGTGA
- a CDS encoding LysR substrate-binding domain-containing protein, which translates to MTGNEETSKKAKGYRRLIPSMTALMEFEAVARLSSFTLAAQELGVSQAAVSKQVKYLEETLGTRLFHRLHRAIKLTSEGYVLYSVVAESMQRMASVFDKICEGIPEQELVLACTASFSQLRILPRLAALRLSQPSLRLHLMTHVLNADVSRDVDVTIRYGNGKWDDGTAIFLFDEEVFPVCSPAWLSSHPAPLSVDDFLHLDLIDSEATLEGWMTWNSWFKELGESRPKMRYSLRCSSYNDSVQAALKGHGIALGWSRLIGPLLLSGELIRIGPYAVKPNDAYYLVVPNGRTVTPLVQHLVDWLRDESILAH; encoded by the coding sequence ATGACCGGTAATGAAGAAACCAGCAAAAAAGCCAAGGGGTACCGCCGGCTGATCCCTTCCATGACGGCATTGATGGAGTTCGAAGCGGTTGCGAGGTTGAGCAGTTTCACGCTGGCGGCCCAGGAACTGGGCGTGTCCCAGGCCGCCGTCAGCAAGCAGGTCAAATACCTGGAAGAAACACTGGGCACCCGGTTGTTCCATCGCCTGCACCGCGCCATCAAATTGACCAGCGAGGGCTACGTGCTGTACTCCGTGGTCGCCGAATCCATGCAACGCATGGCCAGCGTTTTTGACAAGATTTGCGAGGGCATCCCCGAACAGGAACTGGTGCTTGCCTGCACGGCGTCGTTTTCACAGTTACGGATCTTGCCCAGATTAGCCGCACTGCGCCTGTCACAGCCCTCACTGCGCCTGCACTTGATGACGCACGTACTCAACGCTGACGTGAGCCGGGACGTCGATGTCACCATTCGCTACGGCAATGGCAAATGGGACGACGGCACAGCGATTTTCCTGTTTGACGAAGAAGTATTCCCGGTGTGTTCTCCGGCCTGGTTGAGCAGTCACCCCGCGCCCCTGTCTGTCGACGACTTCCTGCACCTGGATCTCATCGATTCGGAAGCCACACTCGAAGGCTGGATGACCTGGAACAGCTGGTTCAAAGAACTGGGGGAGAGTCGCCCCAAGATGAGGTACAGCCTGCGTTGCAGCAGTTACAACGACTCGGTGCAGGCCGCGTTGAAAGGCCATGGAATCGCCCTGGGCTGGAGCAGGTTGATCGGCCCTTTGCTGCTCAGCGGAGAATTGATTCGAATCGGCCCTTATGCGGTCAAACCCAACGATGCTTATTACCTCGTTGTCCCGAATGGTCGGACGGTAACGCCGTTGGTTCAACACCTGGTCGACTGGCTGCGAGACGAGTCCATATTGGCCCATTGA
- a CDS encoding hybrid-cluster NAD(P)-dependent oxidoreductase — protein sequence MTTYAKLPTLAGAEPAHVSFTDPDIWTAYGAQWNSGEQKTLQCCAVIDETHDVKTFVFRCADWRALSFEPGQFITVSPIIAGQSVSRCYTISSSPTRPFALSITVKRVPGGTVSNWLHDHLNAGDTLLASGPAGSFTPVGRPAAKLLYLSAGSGVTPLMSMTRASFDMAARLDIVFVHSARTPVDIIFHAELNRMQARMPGLRVLNICEGPGVDTQWAGPIGRLDLALLQERVPDFKEREVFTCGPQGYMDAIKSLLKQGNFDFRHYHQESFDIAVLDEAPLLEQAPVLDQQAGVFTVTLSRSGKTFSMPGNQTVLSAAKKAGAIVPSSCSQGVCGTCKTALLQGTVEMNHNGGIRQREIDKGLRLLCCSKPTSDLVIDL from the coding sequence ATGACCACCTATGCCAAACTGCCGACACTCGCCGGCGCTGAGCCCGCGCACGTGTCATTCACCGATCCTGACATCTGGACTGCCTACGGCGCCCAGTGGAACAGCGGCGAACAGAAGACCTTGCAATGCTGCGCCGTGATCGACGAAACCCACGACGTAAAAACCTTCGTCTTCCGATGCGCGGATTGGCGTGCATTGAGTTTTGAACCCGGACAGTTCATCACGGTGTCGCCGATAATCGCGGGGCAAAGCGTCTCTCGCTGCTACACGATCTCGTCATCCCCGACTCGGCCTTTTGCGCTTTCAATCACGGTCAAACGGGTTCCGGGCGGGACGGTGTCGAACTGGCTGCACGATCACTTGAACGCAGGGGATACGCTGCTTGCCTCCGGTCCTGCTGGCAGCTTCACCCCGGTCGGCCGTCCAGCCGCCAAGCTGCTGTACCTGTCGGCAGGTTCCGGTGTGACACCGCTGATGTCCATGACCCGGGCCAGTTTCGATATGGCTGCCCGGCTGGATATTGTCTTCGTGCACAGTGCGCGGACACCCGTCGACATTATTTTTCATGCCGAACTGAATCGGATGCAGGCCCGGATGCCTGGCCTGCGGGTCCTGAATATCTGCGAAGGACCCGGTGTGGATACGCAATGGGCCGGGCCGATCGGTCGCCTGGATCTGGCCCTGCTGCAGGAACGGGTGCCCGATTTCAAGGAGCGGGAGGTGTTTACCTGTGGGCCTCAAGGCTACATGGATGCAATCAAATCCTTGCTCAAACAGGGAAATTTTGATTTTCGGCATTATCATCAGGAGAGCTTCGATATTGCCGTACTGGACGAAGCCCCCCTGTTAGAGCAGGCACCCGTCCTCGATCAACAGGCGGGTGTATTTACGGTCACGCTGTCTCGCTCGGGTAAAACCTTCAGCATGCCAGGCAACCAGACCGTGCTGTCCGCTGCAAAAAAGGCCGGCGCTATCGTACCGTCCTCCTGCAGCCAAGGGGTGTGCGGTACCTGTAAGACGGCCTTGTTGCAGGGCACGGTGGAGATGAACCATAACGGCGGTATCCGCCAGCGTGAAATCGACAAAGGGCTGCGCTTGCTCTGCTGCAGTAAACCGACGTCGGACCTGGTCATCGATCTGTAG